Proteins co-encoded in one Flavivirga eckloniae genomic window:
- the accC gene encoding acetyl-CoA carboxylase biotin carboxylase subunit, which yields MFKKILIANRGEIALRVIRTCKEMGVKTVAVYSTADEESLHVKFADEAVCIGPPSSSESYLKMSNIIAAAEITNADAIHPGYGFLSENAKFSKICEEHGIKFIGASPEMIDRMGDKANAKATMKAAGVPCVPGSDGIIESFEACEKIAVETGYPVMLKASAGGGGKGMRAVWKPEDLKDAWDSARQESKAAFGNDDMYMEKLIEEPRHIEIQVVGDSRGKACHLSERDCSVQRRHQKLTEETPSPFMTKKLRNEMGEAAVKAAEYIKYEGAGTIEFLVDKHRNFYFMEMNTRIQVEHPITEQVIDFDLIREQILVAAGVPISGKNYTPKLHSIECRINAEDPFNGFRPSPGIITTLHAPGGHGVRLDTHVYAGYAIPPNYDSMIAKLITTAQTREEAINKMKRALDEFVIEGIKTTIPFHRQLMDHPDYLAGNYTTKFMEDFVIEKEVEE from the coding sequence ATGTTCAAAAAAATATTGATAGCCAATAGAGGTGAGATAGCACTACGTGTTATTAGAACCTGTAAAGAGATGGGGGTTAAAACAGTAGCTGTTTATTCGACTGCAGACGAGGAAAGTTTGCACGTTAAATTTGCAGATGAAGCGGTTTGTATAGGACCACCATCAAGTAGTGAATCTTATTTAAAGATGTCTAACATTATAGCAGCAGCAGAAATTACTAATGCCGATGCTATACATCCTGGATATGGGTTTTTATCAGAAAATGCTAAATTTTCAAAAATCTGTGAAGAGCATGGAATAAAATTTATTGGTGCTTCGCCAGAGATGATCGATAGAATGGGAGACAAAGCGAATGCAAAAGCTACTATGAAAGCTGCAGGCGTACCATGTGTTCCAGGAAGTGATGGTATTATAGAATCGTTTGAAGCATGTGAAAAGATAGCTGTAGAAACTGGTTATCCGGTTATGCTAAAAGCATCTGCAGGTGGCGGAGGAAAAGGAATGCGTGCCGTATGGAAACCAGAAGATTTAAAAGATGCCTGGGATTCGGCCAGACAAGAAAGTAAAGCGGCATTTGGTAATGACGACATGTACATGGAAAAGCTTATTGAAGAGCCAAGACATATCGAAATTCAGGTTGTTGGAGATTCTAGAGGAAAAGCATGTCACTTATCAGAGAGAGACTGTTCAGTACAACGTCGTCACCAAAAACTAACAGAAGAGACACCATCTCCATTTATGACGAAAAAGCTTCGTAACGAAATGGGAGAGGCAGCTGTTAAAGCAGCAGAATATATTAAATATGAAGGTGCAGGAACGATAGAATTCCTTGTAGATAAGCACCGCAATTTCTATTTCATGGAAATGAACACACGTATTCAGGTTGAGCATCCTATAACCGAACAGGTGATAGATTTCGATTTAATACGTGAACAAATATTAGTAGCGGCAGGAGTGCCTATTTCTGGAAAGAATTATACACCTAAATTGCATTCTATAGAATGTCGTATAAATGCAGAGGATCCATTTAATGGGTTCCGACCATCACCAGGGATAATAACTACATTACACGCTCCAGGAGGGCATGGTGTGCGTTTAGATACTCATGTTTATGCAGGATATGCCATACCACCAAATTACGATTCTATGATTGCTAAGTTGATTACAACGGCGCAAACAAGAGAAGAAGCTATTAATAAAATGAAACGGGCATTAGATGAGTTTGTAATAGAAGGTATAAAAACAACTATTCCATTCCATAGGCAGCTTATGGATCATCCAGACTATTTAGCTGGTAATTACACCACTAAGTTTATGGAAGACTTTGTAATAGAAAAAGAAGTAGAAGAATAA
- a CDS encoding NAD(P)/FAD-dependent oxidoreductase, whose amino-acid sequence MELSYWEIKSWFTHIDFTVVGSGIVGLSCALYLKERFPIANILILEKGILPQGASTKNAGFSCFGSISEILDDLSSHTEKEVFELVKKRVDGLQLLRQTLGDKAMNYEELGGYELFTKQDDLFEQCLPKIEHINHLLYPIFKDSVFSITPNSFKFQNVKNQYIFNQFEGQIDTGKMMESLMGLVLKKGIKILNGITVKSFSESINKVKVRTNRFEFSTSKLLIATNGFALNLLDEDVKPARAQVLITKPIKNLHIKGTFHLNRGYYYFRNIDDRILLGGGRHLDFEGEETTEFNQTSLIQNKLETLLKTVILPETDFEIDHRWSGIMGLGSRKKAIVKQVSNNVFCGVRLGGMGVAIGSLVGKELADLTEV is encoded by the coding sequence ATGGAGCTATCGTATTGGGAAATTAAAAGCTGGTTTACTCACATAGATTTTACTGTAGTAGGTAGCGGCATTGTTGGTTTGAGCTGTGCTTTATATTTAAAAGAACGTTTTCCTATAGCCAACATCCTGATATTGGAAAAAGGTATTTTACCTCAGGGAGCAAGTACTAAAAACGCAGGGTTTTCTTGTTTTGGTAGCATAAGTGAAATTCTTGATGACTTAAGTTCGCATACCGAAAAGGAGGTTTTTGAACTTGTGAAAAAACGTGTTGACGGTCTGCAATTATTACGTCAAACTTTAGGCGATAAAGCCATGAACTATGAAGAACTTGGAGGCTATGAGCTGTTCACTAAACAAGACGATTTATTTGAACAATGTCTTCCAAAAATAGAACACATTAATCATTTACTTTATCCTATTTTTAAAGATTCTGTATTTAGTATAACTCCAAATAGCTTCAAGTTTCAGAATGTAAAAAACCAATATATTTTCAATCAATTTGAAGGGCAAATTGATACAGGTAAAATGATGGAATCTTTAATGGGTCTTGTACTAAAAAAAGGAATAAAAATTCTCAATGGTATTACTGTTAAAAGCTTCTCAGAAAGCATTAATAAAGTAAAAGTAAGAACTAATCGGTTCGAGTTTTCTACGTCTAAATTATTAATAGCTACCAATGGTTTTGCGCTGAATTTATTGGATGAGGATGTAAAACCGGCTCGAGCACAGGTATTGATTACGAAACCCATTAAAAACCTTCATATAAAGGGTACTTTTCACTTAAATAGAGGGTACTACTACTTTAGGAATATTGATGATAGAATATTGCTGGGTGGAGGTAGACATCTGGATTTTGAAGGAGAAGAAACCACCGAGTTTAACCAAACAAGTTTAATACAAAACAAATTAGAAACGCTTTTAAAAACAGTTATTTTACCTGAAACTGACTTTGAAATCGATCATAGATGGAGTGGTATTATGGGATTAGGAAGTCGGAAAAAGGCTATAGTAAAACAAGTATCTAACAATGTGTTTTGTGGTGTTCGTTTGGGAGGTATGGGAGTTGCTATTGGTAGTTTGGTTGGCAAAGAATTGGCAGATTTAACAGAGGTTTAA
- a CDS encoding tetratricopeptide repeat-containing sensor histidine kinase, whose amino-acid sequence MSPTPLRKNVFLYKKYRDNIIIFLIALFASNTAIGQEMINFKAFGYTPKTIPDSIYHQLKREVDIDKRLDLIYNIGITHAHAGTSDSIVFYAKRMDSVMSHTKQKLSNYNLHQIKAKRLQGDGMYMNGLYENALKAYIEGISIVKNPLKHPEVEWLKIGLGKVYIQKKNYKKAKELFHECLKSAESEIIAQANYCLGVLNFRQNNITTAAVFLDKALAHSGKSLKLILKVELYKGFIAWEEENNDEAFDIFESIMERSLEHDHYDIYTEAVLSFGRIYIQLERYDDAEMILTIAYTNAIQWNRLELQRRVINGLRRVYSVKGDYKNAYNLMTQYLGISNMILKEQNNIVVKDLEYKYQTLQKEKEIFELKEIQLVKQAEINREKTIRQAFLYGFLILLIPILALLYVYYQKLQTQNQLNINQKELNNRKIVSLLNEQELKLARTSLDAQQEERTRIAQELHDSIGGNLAGIKLRMSNKGRLNEEEQGIILQVDETYKLVRSISHDLTPSKFHKNAFTTLIREYVESIKQIVDFSINFLTHPEEKIDNLSETIKVQIYQIIQELFTNTIKHANAKNIDLHLTIYEKTFQLLFEDDGKGFNVAQIQDGIGLSNMRNRAAQLKGELVIDSAISRGTVFTIEIPLEEDL is encoded by the coding sequence TTGAGCCCCACGCCCCTTAGAAAGAACGTTTTTCTTTATAAAAAGTATAGAGACAATATTATAATTTTCTTAATAGCTCTCTTTGCATCAAATACAGCCATAGGCCAGGAAATGATTAACTTTAAGGCCTTTGGTTATACGCCTAAGACTATTCCAGATTCGATTTATCATCAACTAAAACGAGAGGTCGATATAGATAAAAGACTGGATTTGATTTATAATATTGGAATTACCCATGCCCATGCAGGAACATCAGATTCTATTGTCTTTTATGCCAAAAGAATGGATTCTGTTATGTCCCATACGAAACAAAAATTAAGCAATTATAATTTGCACCAAATTAAGGCCAAAAGGCTTCAAGGTGATGGCATGTACATGAATGGGCTATATGAAAATGCGCTTAAAGCTTATATTGAAGGTATTTCTATAGTTAAAAACCCTTTAAAACACCCCGAAGTAGAATGGTTGAAAATAGGTTTAGGAAAAGTCTATATACAAAAAAAGAATTATAAAAAGGCGAAAGAACTATTTCATGAATGCTTGAAATCTGCTGAAAGTGAGATAATCGCTCAGGCAAATTATTGTTTAGGTGTTTTAAATTTTAGGCAAAACAATATTACTACTGCTGCTGTTTTTTTAGATAAAGCTCTGGCTCATTCGGGAAAGTCCCTAAAGCTAATTTTAAAAGTAGAATTATATAAAGGATTCATTGCATGGGAAGAAGAAAATAATGATGAAGCTTTCGACATTTTCGAGAGCATTATGGAGCGTAGTTTAGAGCATGACCATTATGACATTTATACAGAAGCAGTGCTGAGTTTTGGGAGAATTTATATTCAATTGGAGCGGTATGATGACGCTGAAATGATACTTACTATTGCGTATACTAATGCGATACAATGGAATCGACTAGAGCTTCAAAGAAGGGTTATTAATGGTTTAAGGCGTGTTTATTCTGTTAAAGGTGATTATAAAAATGCATATAACCTAATGACGCAATATTTGGGTATTTCCAATATGATTTTAAAAGAACAGAACAATATCGTTGTTAAAGATCTGGAGTACAAATACCAAACGTTACAGAAAGAAAAGGAGATATTCGAACTTAAAGAAATACAATTAGTTAAGCAAGCAGAAATTAATCGAGAGAAAACGATCAGACAAGCATTTTTATATGGTTTTTTAATTCTTTTAATACCTATTTTGGCATTGCTTTATGTGTACTATCAAAAATTACAGACTCAAAACCAATTAAACATAAACCAAAAAGAATTAAATAACCGTAAAATAGTATCTCTTTTAAATGAGCAGGAACTAAAACTGGCAAGAACTTCCTTGGATGCGCAACAAGAAGAAAGAACAAGGATAGCTCAGGAATTGCATGACAGTATTGGAGGTAATTTAGCCGGAATCAAATTACGAATGTCTAACAAGGGACGTTTAAATGAAGAAGAGCAAGGTATCATCCTTCAGGTAGATGAAACTTACAAGCTGGTTCGTAGTATTTCACATGATCTAACCCCAAGTAAATTTCATAAAAATGCATTTACTACACTTATTCGCGAATATGTTGAGAGTATAAAACAAATTGTAGATTTTTCAATTAATTTTTTGACACATCCCGAAGAAAAAATAGATAATTTGTCAGAAACTATTAAAGTGCAAATTTATCAGATTATTCAGGAGTTATTTACCAACACGATAAAACATGCTAATGCCAAAAATATTGACTTGCATCTTACTATTTATGAAAAGACATTTCAGCTATTGTTTGAAGATGATGGTAAAGGTTTTAATGTGGCGCAAATACAAGATGGTATAGGGCTTTCCAATATGAGAAATAGGGCAGCACAGCTTAAAGGTGAGCTTGTTATAGATAGTGCTATTAGTAGAGGAACAGTATTTACTATTGAAATCCCCTTGGAAGAAGATTTGTAA
- the mtgA gene encoding monofunctional biosynthetic peptidoglycan transglycosylase — MRRFFKFIFKVILWFLIVSIGFVFLYKWVPVPVTPLMVVRYFEKSDTTKNKIWKHDWVSIDHISKNLQLAVICSEDQNFLDHNGFDIKAIEKAYKNNKKGKKLKGASTISQQTAKNVFLWPQRSWFRKGLEAYFTFLIEQTWSKERIMEVYLNSIEMGNGIYGAEEASQYWFKKSAGKLSKLEAAAIAAILPNPRAYKANPVSSYIQARKVWIIKQMGYFGSLDYTKDDGKLKN; from the coding sequence ATGAGACGTTTTTTTAAATTTATATTTAAGGTCATATTATGGTTCCTTATAGTATCTATAGGCTTTGTTTTTTTATATAAGTGGGTTCCGGTTCCGGTTACTCCGCTTATGGTGGTACGGTATTTTGAAAAATCAGATACTACAAAAAATAAAATATGGAAACATGATTGGGTTTCGATTGACCATATTTCTAAAAACCTGCAATTAGCTGTTATTTGTAGTGAAGATCAAAATTTTTTGGATCACAATGGTTTTGATATAAAGGCCATTGAAAAAGCTTATAAAAACAATAAAAAAGGTAAAAAATTAAAAGGGGCTAGTACTATAAGCCAGCAAACAGCAAAGAATGTTTTTTTGTGGCCACAACGAAGTTGGTTTCGTAAAGGATTGGAAGCTTATTTTACTTTTTTAATTGAACAAACATGGTCTAAAGAGCGTATTATGGAAGTCTATTTAAACAGTATAGAAATGGGCAATGGTATTTACGGAGCAGAGGAGGCATCTCAATATTGGTTTAAAAAATCCGCTGGCAAATTATCGAAACTGGAAGCTGCCGCTATTGCCGCTATTTTGCCTAACCCAAGGGCGTATAAGGCAAATCCTGTATCTAGTTATATTCAAGCCAGAAAGGTTTGGATTATAAAACAAATGGGTTATTTTGGATCGTTAGATTATACAAAGGATGATGGAAAGCTTAAAAATTAA
- a CDS encoding 3-oxoacyl-ACP synthase, whose translation MNNRFETIQNTINEIQVSLTSETKSSAGDKHETGRAMLQLEREKVGNQLAEVQKVKETLSKIDVFKTLEVVGLGSVVYTVQANYFIAVSVGKLIVDDVTFYAISPNTPIGKLLIGKGVGEEVGFREQKFIIDQII comes from the coding sequence GTGAATAATAGATTTGAAACCATACAGAATACTATAAACGAAATTCAGGTTTCATTAACTTCAGAGACGAAAAGTAGTGCGGGCGATAAACATGAAACGGGACGTGCTATGTTACAGTTAGAGCGTGAAAAGGTAGGAAATCAGTTAGCAGAAGTTCAAAAAGTTAAAGAAACTCTATCTAAGATAGATGTATTCAAAACGTTGGAGGTAGTAGGTTTGGGCAGTGTTGTTTATACCGTACAAGCTAATTATTTTATTGCTGTTAGTGTTGGTAAATTAATAGTTGATGATGTTACTTTTTATGCAATTTCGCCTAATACACCTATTGGAAAGTTGCTTATTGGCAAGGGGGTTGGTGAGGAGGTAGGGTTTAGAGAGCAGAAATTTATAATAGATCAAATTATTTAA
- a CDS encoding phage repressor protein: protein MNWKIQKLQNGETIISKEPGNSILPLLKSKQPVKIKPIHWEDCETGDIVYCKVRGNCFTHLVKGKNNKRGLLIGNNHGRINGWTKNVYGKVIEILPMS, encoded by the coding sequence ATGAATTGGAAAATTCAAAAACTTCAAAATGGTGAAACCATTATTTCAAAAGAACCCGGTAATTCTATATTGCCTCTGCTAAAATCTAAACAACCTGTAAAAATCAAACCTATACATTGGGAAGATTGTGAAACAGGAGATATTGTTTATTGTAAGGTTAGAGGAAATTGTTTTACACATCTTGTAAAAGGAAAAAACAACAAACGTGGCTTATTAATTGGTAATAATCACGGAAGGATTAACGGATGGACTAAAAATGTTTATGGTAAAGTAATAGAAATATTGCCAATGTCTTAG
- a CDS encoding ABC transporter ATP-binding protein, protein MLQVKNISFRYKKQAVLNDISFNVKAGEHLSIIGESGSGKSTLLKLLYGTYDLDKGQIFWKDSEISGPKRNLIIGPEFMKYVAQEFDLMPFISVSENIGAFLSNFYPEEKQARISELLDVVELKPLAKTKVKELSGGQKQRVALARAIAKQPEILLLDEPFSHIDNFKKRSLRRSLFKYLKEKNITCIVATHDKDDVLSYSDTMIVLHDAKIIANDTPEYLYNNPGNKLIASFFGEYNNIKPRGIIYAHQLKLTNKSDLKALVKQSYYKGHYYLIETDLNGETVFFENDTALKNGEHVFLNFIK, encoded by the coding sequence ATGCTTCAAGTAAAAAATATATCGTTTCGCTATAAAAAACAAGCCGTTCTAAACGACATTAGTTTCAATGTCAAAGCAGGTGAACACTTATCTATTATAGGCGAAAGTGGTTCTGGTAAAAGTACCCTCCTAAAACTGCTTTATGGCACTTACGATCTGGACAAAGGGCAGATTTTTTGGAAAGATTCCGAAATTTCTGGACCTAAACGTAATTTAATTATCGGCCCGGAATTCATGAAGTACGTCGCTCAAGAATTCGATTTAATGCCTTTTATTAGCGTTTCAGAAAATATTGGTGCATTCCTATCTAATTTCTATCCAGAAGAAAAACAAGCACGTATTAGCGAGTTACTGGATGTCGTTGAGTTAAAACCTTTGGCAAAAACAAAAGTTAAAGAATTAAGTGGCGGACAAAAACAACGTGTTGCCTTAGCCAGAGCTATTGCCAAACAACCTGAAATTCTTTTACTAGACGAACCTTTTAGTCATATCGATAATTTTAAAAAACGATCCCTACGCAGAAGCTTATTTAAATACCTAAAAGAAAAGAATATTACCTGTATTGTTGCAACGCATGATAAAGATGATGTACTATCGTATTCCGATACTATGATTGTGTTACACGACGCTAAAATTATAGCCAATGACACGCCTGAGTATTTATACAACAATCCGGGGAACAAATTGATAGCTTCCTTTTTTGGTGAATACAATAACATTAAACCTCGTGGCATTATATATGCGCATCAATTAAAACTAACCAACAAATCAGATTTAAAAGCCTTAGTAAAACAATCTTATTACAAAGGGCATTATTATTTAATTGAAACCGATTTAAACGGAGAAACCGTATTTTTTGAAAATGATACCGCCCTTAAAAATGGGGAGCATGTCTTTTTAAACTTCATTAAATAA
- a CDS encoding GNAT family N-acetyltransferase produces MNLLKKLIPKRIEQLVYVLNKNEELPSLKIGFNIEESLITNNYNSKKKKTKHQLLINQDIVYTSNTFEKVHFMKSINEYNSLVIGDCFTYKNYRGLSIYPFMLQKVAKEMFQKVNKIFILVSPENAASIRGIEKAGFTLLYKVSTIRVGVFYFLTRKTYQNKI; encoded by the coding sequence ATGAATTTATTAAAAAAATTGATCCCTAAAAGAATTGAACAGTTGGTTTATGTTCTAAACAAAAATGAAGAATTACCATCCTTAAAAATCGGTTTTAATATAGAAGAATCCTTAATTACCAATAATTACAATTCAAAGAAAAAAAAAACCAAACATCAACTCTTAATAAATCAAGATATAGTTTATACCAGTAATACTTTTGAAAAGGTTCATTTTATGAAAAGTATAAATGAATATAATTCGCTAGTTATTGGCGATTGTTTTACCTATAAAAACTATAGAGGCTTATCCATTTACCCATTTATGCTTCAAAAAGTTGCAAAGGAAATGTTTCAAAAAGTGAATAAGATATTTATACTTGTATCTCCTGAAAACGCAGCATCTATAAGAGGTATTGAAAAAGCAGGCTTTACGCTTTTATACAAGGTGTCTACAATTAGAGTAGGTGTTTTTTATTTTCTTACTAGAAAAACGTATCAAAACAAAATCTAA
- a CDS encoding lipid II:glycine glycyltransferase FemX: MYKFYWTNSEEDFRLWDEFLSSTKRGHYSQLSHWLKSYSNYGFMIDLLIVKNDKGELIGGAGMVISKILFFKFCSCACGPIIKEGHEEIFNEVVEKIKAQAKKYRPICSSINFPILAQENKNIAPFCINTELDKATINGSYKGNMVKSVTSINGFREVKIDYSSEVSPEEALFKQFSNNTKRNVKKALKNNLSLHFAKTEDEINEAYKLIELNGKNRGYSVRSWEDFKETLINMIKSGSCIIPVCKHNDELKGALIVFHTGKRFTYISGGTLREETDLKVGHFLHFQMLKISIEKRYNFYDISVGGSLGVTRFKEGFGGRHVKFIGERYWIHNKPLFWFYNKLLPSLKRHKKFISKILKFLK; the protein is encoded by the coding sequence ATGTATAAGTTTTACTGGACAAATTCGGAAGAAGATTTTCGTTTATGGGACGAGTTTTTAAGTTCCACAAAAAGGGGGCATTATTCGCAATTAAGCCATTGGCTAAAATCTTATTCCAACTATGGATTTATGATTGATTTATTGATTGTAAAAAATGATAAAGGTGAATTAATTGGTGGAGCTGGTATGGTAATTAGCAAAATACTGTTTTTTAAATTTTGTTCCTGTGCATGTGGACCAATAATAAAAGAGGGTCACGAAGAAATATTTAATGAAGTAGTAGAAAAAATCAAGGCGCAAGCTAAAAAGTATCGTCCTATTTGCAGCTCTATTAATTTTCCGATTTTGGCACAAGAAAATAAAAATATTGCTCCATTCTGCATTAATACGGAACTTGATAAGGCTACTATAAATGGATCATACAAGGGTAATATGGTCAAATCAGTCACATCAATTAACGGATTTAGAGAAGTTAAAATAGACTATAGTAGTGAGGTTTCACCAGAAGAGGCCTTGTTTAAGCAGTTTAGTAATAACACCAAGAGAAATGTTAAAAAGGCATTAAAAAATAATTTAAGCCTGCATTTTGCAAAAACAGAGGACGAAATCAATGAAGCCTATAAATTAATAGAATTAAATGGTAAAAATAGGGGTTACTCTGTGAGATCATGGGAAGATTTTAAGGAAACCCTTATAAACATGATTAAATCGGGTAGTTGCATCATTCCAGTTTGTAAACATAATGATGAATTAAAAGGAGCTTTGATAGTTTTTCATACTGGTAAACGTTTTACCTATATATCTGGTGGTACTTTACGAGAAGAAACAGATCTCAAAGTTGGGCATTTCTTACACTTTCAAATGTTGAAAATATCCATTGAAAAAAGATATAACTTTTATGATATTTCAGTTGGAGGGAGTCTAGGCGTAACCAGGTTTAAAGAAGGGTTTGGTGGTAGGCATGTAAAGTTTATTGGAGAAAGATATTGGATTCATAACAAACCTCTTTTCTGGTTTTACAATAAATTATTACCCTCCCTAAAGCGGCATAAAAAATTCATATCAAAAATTTTAAAGTTTCTAAAATGA
- a CDS encoding carbon-nitrogen hydrolase family protein, protein MKICVAQIKPDKGNIQENIKSHKSWIEIAVSENANIIIFPELSLTGYEPELAKALAIDKSDTRLDVFQNMSNLNNISIGLGVPTKSIPENLISMIIFQPNQIRKIYSKQKLHSDELPFFGEGTEQMILTVENKNLAPAICYESLLKEHSQNARNLGAEFYLASVAKSQNGIEKALIHYPKIAKAFSMPVVMSNSIGFCHDFLSSGQSAVWNKEGKLLEQLGSDKEGLLIFDTKTEKVTLV, encoded by the coding sequence ATGAAAATATGTGTCGCACAAATAAAACCAGATAAAGGAAATATTCAAGAGAATATTAAAAGCCACAAAAGTTGGATTGAAATTGCCGTTTCCGAAAACGCTAACATTATCATTTTTCCCGAATTGTCATTAACAGGTTACGAACCTGAACTCGCCAAGGCATTGGCAATAGACAAAAGTGATACTAGATTAGACGTGTTTCAAAACATGAGTAATCTAAACAACATCTCAATCGGACTCGGTGTACCTACTAAATCAATACCTGAAAACCTAATCAGTATGATCATTTTTCAGCCCAATCAAATTCGAAAGATCTATTCAAAACAAAAACTACATTCAGACGAACTGCCCTTTTTTGGAGAAGGCACCGAGCAAATGATTTTGACAGTAGAAAATAAGAACCTCGCACCTGCAATTTGTTACGAGTCTTTATTAAAAGAACATTCACAGAATGCCAGAAACTTGGGTGCGGAATTTTATCTGGCTAGCGTAGCCAAATCTCAAAACGGCATTGAAAAAGCATTGATACATTATCCAAAAATCGCTAAAGCATTTTCAATGCCGGTTGTTATGTCGAACAGTATTGGGTTTTGTCATGATTTTCTAAGCTCAGGGCAAAGCGCCGTTTGGAATAAAGAAGGTAAACTTTTAGAACAATTGGGAAGCGATAAAGAAGGACTTTTAATCTTTGATACTAAAACTGAAAAAGTAACTCTGGTTTGA
- a CDS encoding DUF1572 domain-containing protein, which yields MISRLKEVLTEGKWVSGTNFKEQIFDLDWKEAIQEVDSLNSIADLTFHVSYYIAGVTNVLEGGSLDIRDKYSFDYPPIESHEDWRNLVNKFCTDSEKFISLVENMTKEQLFEPFVDEKYGNYHRNIDVMIEHTYYHLGQVMLIKKMIKATTNDA from the coding sequence TTGATAAGCCGCTTAAAAGAAGTACTAACCGAAGGGAAATGGGTCTCTGGAACAAATTTTAAAGAACAAATTTTTGACTTAGACTGGAAAGAAGCCATTCAAGAAGTAGATTCACTAAATTCAATTGCCGACTTAACATTTCATGTCTCATATTACATCGCAGGCGTAACAAATGTACTGGAAGGTGGTTCGCTTGATATTAGAGATAAATACAGCTTTGATTACCCTCCAATTGAATCTCATGAAGATTGGAGAAATTTAGTAAACAAGTTTTGTACTGATTCTGAAAAATTTATCAGTCTTGTAGAGAATATGACTAAAGAACAATTATTTGAACCCTTTGTTGACGAAAAATATGGAAATTACCATAGAAATATAGATGTAATGATTGAACATACCTACTATCATCTTGGCCAGGTCATGCTTATAAAAAAAATGATAAAAGCCACTACCAATGATGCATAA